One part of the Dyadobacter sp. 676 genome encodes these proteins:
- the tnpB gene encoding IS66 family insertion sequence element accessory protein TnpB (TnpB, as the term is used for proteins encoded by IS66 family insertion elements, is considered an accessory protein, since TnpC, encoded by a neighboring gene, is a DDE family transposase.), translating into MFSLGSSHQYYLYRGDCDMRKGFDGLCGLVDSELGRVATSGEVFIFLNRRRTHLKMLHWEPGGFVLYYKRLESGTFPSPKKQATGSISWSELVLMIEGIQVLKSSRRKRFILQQ; encoded by the coding sequence ATGTTTAGTCTGGGTTCATCCCACCAATATTATCTGTACCGAGGCGATTGCGATATGCGTAAAGGTTTTGATGGACTCTGTGGCCTGGTGGATTCCGAGTTAGGTAGAGTGGCCACCAGTGGCGAAGTTTTTATCTTTCTTAACCGAAGACGGACCCATCTTAAAATGCTGCATTGGGAGCCGGGAGGCTTTGTACTTTATTATAAAAGACTGGAAAGTGGCACCTTTCCCTCCCCTAAAAAACAGGCAACCGGAAGTATTTCTTGGAGCGAACTGGTGCTGATGATCGAAGGAATCCAGGTACTGAAAAGCAGTCGTAGAAAGCGTTTTATTTTACAGCAATAA
- a CDS encoding IS66 family transposase: MQNAPLETLDKDQLLALLKERDQQISGLTQQNAYLESQVEMYKRMQFGQKRERFEGDPAQIALPFEAPSEQAAAQEEILHEKISYIRKRPNHKGRAALPSHLPVEEIEIYPAGDLSEMVCIGKEVTEELDYEPARFLIKRYIRYKYAPKNGEGVRIGQLPERVIDKGIPSAGLLASILTDKYQDHLPLYRQKQRFARENIQIASSTLEGWTKEALIKLEPLYEQLVFDMKSKGYWQVDESPIKVLETDKKGACHQGYYWVYHSPLDDVVLFDYQPTRGSAGAKTMLESFKGYLQTDGYAVYEKHGKRKDVIHLACWAHARREFERALDNDKTRAQKALSMIQQLYAVERKARQLMLDAVEIKELRLTESLPVINELGKWIFEQIKSTLPKSQIGKAMQYSYGRWDALSAYLYDGNLLIDNNQIENSIRPLALGRKNYLFAGSHEAAQRAAMIYSFFAICKKHNVNPYNWLKNTLLNISTINHKNITDLYPQHFNKVHQLTNT; encoded by the coding sequence ATGCAAAATGCCCCGCTGGAAACGCTGGATAAAGACCAATTGCTCGCTCTTTTAAAAGAACGGGATCAGCAGATATCGGGTTTAACCCAGCAGAACGCATACCTGGAATCTCAGGTAGAGATGTACAAACGGATGCAGTTCGGTCAAAAGCGTGAACGCTTTGAAGGAGATCCGGCCCAGATTGCGCTTCCCTTTGAAGCTCCTAGCGAACAGGCTGCTGCACAAGAAGAAATTCTGCATGAAAAAATCAGCTACATCCGTAAAAGGCCAAACCATAAGGGCCGTGCAGCACTGCCTTCTCATTTACCCGTCGAAGAGATCGAGATTTATCCTGCCGGTGATCTTTCTGAAATGGTATGTATCGGCAAGGAAGTTACTGAAGAGCTGGATTACGAACCCGCACGCTTTTTGATCAAAAGATATATACGCTATAAATATGCACCCAAAAATGGTGAAGGGGTCAGAATCGGTCAACTTCCCGAGCGGGTCATCGACAAAGGAATACCATCTGCGGGACTGCTGGCTAGCATTTTAACCGATAAATACCAAGACCACCTTCCACTTTACCGGCAGAAGCAGCGTTTTGCCAGGGAAAATATCCAGATCGCATCTTCAACACTTGAAGGATGGACCAAAGAAGCGCTGATCAAGCTGGAACCGCTTTATGAGCAACTGGTCTTTGATATGAAATCGAAGGGCTATTGGCAGGTGGATGAAAGTCCGATTAAAGTACTGGAAACTGACAAGAAAGGCGCTTGCCATCAGGGATACTATTGGGTCTACCACAGCCCTTTGGATGATGTCGTTCTCTTTGATTACCAACCGACAAGAGGCTCAGCAGGAGCGAAGACGATGTTGGAAAGCTTTAAGGGCTATCTACAGACGGACGGCTACGCAGTTTATGAAAAGCATGGGAAGCGGAAAGATGTTATCCATCTTGCTTGCTGGGCGCATGCGCGTCGGGAATTTGAACGGGCCCTGGACAACGACAAAACCAGGGCGCAAAAAGCACTATCGATGATCCAGCAACTGTACGCTGTGGAGCGGAAAGCCCGCCAACTGATGCTGGATGCTGTTGAAATCAAAGAGCTGCGGCTAACAGAATCCCTTCCAGTTATCAACGAGCTGGGCAAATGGATCTTCGAACAAATTAAAAGTACGCTCCCAAAAAGCCAGATCGGAAAGGCGATGCAGTACAGTTACGGCCGTTGGGATGCACTCAGTGCCTACTTATACGACGGAAATCTGTTGATCGATAATAATCAAATTGAAAATTCTATACGCCCGTTGGCCCTGGGCCGGAAAAACTATTTATTCGCTGGCTCACACGAAGCAGCACAGCGGGCTGCTATGATCTACTCCTTCTTTGCTATCTGCAAAAAACACAACGTCAATCCCTACAATTGGCTAAAAAACACTCTACTAAACATCTCCACAATCAATCATAAAAACATCACTGACCTGTATCCGCAACACTTTAACAAGGTTCACCAATTAACAAATACGTAG
- a CDS encoding IS3 family transposase: MEADVCGTKPGLQTCKGHHRKKAVEPCRQKELVGWAVEEKVSVGRACRVVGLHRSKWYYRSRKDDQPVIEKLRAYAEAYPTRGFDDYYGKLRNEGLVWNRKRVLRVYRLLNLKHRRRHKRRLPARIKQPLQVPSEPNKSWSMDFVSDALVNKRKIRVLTILDDCSREVLAAHADFSLPAQKVIDVLELIALVRPYPEQIRVDNGPEFLADKFRQWCEDKGIAIHYIQPGKPMQNGYVERLNRTYREDVLDAYLFESLEQVRILSDEWMEDYNRFHPHQALAGLAPATFVKKLEMDKV; the protein is encoded by the coding sequence ATTGAAGCAGATGTATGCGGAACTAAGCCTGGATTACAAACTTGCAAAGGACATCATCGAAAAAAAGCTGTAGAGCCTTGTCGACAAAAGGAACTTGTGGGGTGGGCTGTTGAAGAAAAAGTATCCGTTGGCAGGGCTTGCCGGGTAGTTGGGTTACATCGATCTAAGTGGTACTACCGTAGCAGAAAAGATGATCAGCCAGTGATTGAAAAATTACGAGCATATGCGGAAGCCTACCCGACAAGAGGCTTTGACGACTACTATGGGAAACTTCGCAATGAGGGTTTAGTGTGGAACCGCAAAAGGGTTCTAAGAGTTTACCGACTGCTAAATTTGAAGCATCGCCGTCGTCACAAACGGCGTTTACCAGCTCGAATCAAGCAGCCCTTACAGGTACCCAGTGAGCCAAACAAGAGTTGGAGCATGGACTTTGTCTCTGATGCGCTGGTGAATAAACGTAAGATCCGAGTGCTGACAATTCTGGATGATTGCAGCAGAGAAGTACTTGCAGCACATGCAGATTTTTCACTTCCTGCTCAGAAAGTAATCGATGTTTTGGAACTAATAGCATTAGTCAGACCATACCCCGAACAAATTCGGGTTGACAATGGGCCTGAATTTCTAGCAGATAAATTCAGGCAATGGTGTGAAGATAAAGGCATCGCAATCCACTATATTCAGCCAGGAAAACCGATGCAAAATGGGTATGTGGAAAGATTGAACCGCACTTATCGCGAGGATGTCTTAGATGCCTATTTATTTGAATCCCTTGAACAGGTTCGTATTTTGTCTGACGAATGGATGGAAGATTACAATCGATTTCATCCGCATCAAGCACTGGCTGGCTTAGCACCGGCAACGTTTGTCAAGAAACTAGAAATGGATAAAGTCTAA
- a CDS encoding T9SS type A sorting domain-containing protein, translating to MRKKVWVGGPSMGFSYYTSNGNQYGLVESEDTYPNTICWNGNPTSTNVVTTLFGTTSASWTKISSTPASLLWSSTGFGNMSITFKAIGEKGVFRLTTSNVCGSITKFHGFQAVSCAGFTAFPNPASDELTIQFENTESLNYLHNEIQLIDEKSQKNVKTVNLSEIFVLKQFENGNQIKLKVSDLPRGTYYLRGIPAEGSKMEVETLRILLE from the coding sequence TTGAGAAAGAAAGTTTGGGTAGGCGGCCCGTCAATGGGCTTTTCGTATTATACCAGTAATGGAAATCAATATGGGCTAGTCGAGTCAGAGGATACTTACCCCAACACCATTTGCTGGAATGGAAACCCGACATCAACAAATGTTGTGACGACACTTTTCGGTACTACATCCGCTAGCTGGACGAAAATTTCTTCAACGCCCGCAAGTTTACTATGGTCGTCGACCGGCTTTGGGAATATGTCCATTACTTTTAAAGCGATAGGCGAAAAGGGGGTATTTCGTTTAACAACCTCTAATGTGTGCGGATCAATTACAAAATTTCATGGATTCCAAGCGGTGAGTTGCGCTGGTTTCACGGCCTTCCCTAATCCAGCGTCGGATGAATTGACCATTCAATTTGAAAACACAGAAAGTTTGAATTATCTTCATAATGAAATTCAACTCATTGACGAAAAAAGCCAAAAAAACGTAAAAACAGTCAATCTGTCAGAGATTTTCGTCTTGAAGCAGTTTGAAAATGGAAATCAAATAAAGCTTAAAGTTTCAGATTTACCCAGAGGTACTTACTATCTGCGGGGAATTCCGGCTGAGGGATCAAAGATGGAGGTTGAAACTCTACGCATCTTATTAGAATAA
- a CDS encoding sialate O-acetylesterase codes for MKIFVTIILVCCLTIFSRNNAAAQGGAQLDLTWPVWNSVTQRNASNQATITIAGQLWVLTGGSLPSTLTYTIRSVSATGAVGAVVGSDVVALDATGLFYRQVVLSKGWYNIDIEGQMPGAPDPTSFWSSRFGVGDVFVIAGQSNAKGVGATTWDVPVTSSFPEWIVSVNEDNQCLMNYPPNMYFSFSKLQEGNRISPTGDNSWCWAAFGKRHSDANGGMPVAFFNAAYSGSGIRNWYESANGLATNDLYTSPPAQYCANFTGISPNPSYFIGQPFQTLKNALNYYASMFGVRAVLWHQGEADTDRPTPGGIKDVATYQSYLTDVISKSRLAFNGSLSWMISQVSYTAGATTANILTAQNNVATSNFLGGNTDVQQSAVIQPPQTFPLPTSSFRGSDNVHFRDNTAQGLQVLANEWREQIDKTTTTAFNRIAAGAVPSVTVTKSGSSRTITASPGGSEYRWGTNINSATSTGTTNSITLTPASHTVLRCFKRVGNNWTASARIAIGSSYCTSCREGVVDENTLEDTEMGIGFKMFPNPIEKDFTIEFDVPEASLVKIDIVDNQGRILKTIANASHAKGHYVYPTIKVAHSPTTILFCRLTIGQTAYTKKLLIAPNKQ; via the coding sequence ATGAAAATCTTTGTTACCATCATATTGGTTTGCTGCTTAACTATTTTTAGCCGGAATAATGCTGCGGCGCAAGGCGGCGCACAGCTAGATCTCACCTGGCCTGTTTGGAACTCCGTGACGCAACGTAATGCGAGCAATCAGGCTACTATTACCATCGCCGGGCAATTGTGGGTGCTAACTGGGGGTAGCTTACCGAGTACTTTGACGTATACAATACGATCTGTATCTGCGACCGGCGCTGTTGGGGCCGTTGTAGGTTCTGATGTGGTCGCGCTGGATGCTACTGGACTTTTTTACCGGCAAGTCGTGCTTAGTAAGGGCTGGTATAACATTGATATAGAGGGACAAATGCCTGGGGCGCCGGACCCAACCTCATTTTGGAGCAGTCGCTTTGGGGTTGGAGATGTATTTGTGATTGCCGGGCAATCAAATGCAAAAGGGGTAGGAGCAACTACTTGGGACGTGCCAGTGACCTCCTCGTTTCCGGAATGGATTGTTTCGGTAAATGAAGATAACCAATGCTTGATGAATTATCCTCCGAACATGTATTTTTCGTTTTCGAAATTACAGGAGGGCAATAGAATATCACCCACTGGCGATAATAGCTGGTGTTGGGCGGCGTTTGGCAAGCGTCATTCTGATGCAAACGGGGGGATGCCCGTTGCTTTTTTCAATGCTGCTTACAGCGGTAGCGGAATCAGAAATTGGTATGAGTCTGCGAATGGTCTGGCGACGAATGACCTTTATACCAGTCCGCCAGCCCAATACTGCGCTAATTTTACCGGTATCAGCCCAAATCCGAGTTATTTTATAGGGCAGCCATTTCAGACGTTGAAGAACGCACTTAACTATTATGCATCCATGTTTGGGGTTAGGGCTGTTTTATGGCATCAGGGAGAGGCGGACACGGACAGACCAACGCCTGGCGGGATCAAGGATGTGGCCACATATCAAAGTTATTTGACTGACGTAATAAGCAAATCTCGGCTTGCGTTCAATGGAAGTCTTTCCTGGATGATCTCACAGGTATCATACACTGCCGGGGCGACTACAGCAAATATTCTTACCGCTCAGAATAATGTTGCTACCAGCAATTTTCTGGGAGGAAACACTGATGTACAACAAAGTGCAGTCATTCAACCTCCTCAAACCTTCCCGCTTCCTACGTCAAGTTTCAGAGGTAGTGACAATGTACATTTCAGGGACAATACCGCCCAAGGTCTCCAGGTATTAGCCAACGAATGGCGGGAGCAAATTGATAAAACTACCACCACTGCGTTCAACAGGATTGCCGCTGGGGCGGTTCCAAGTGTCACCGTAACTAAAAGCGGAAGTAGCAGGACTATCACAGCATCTCCCGGGGGAAGCGAGTACAGATGGGGGACGAATATTAACTCGGCGACATCGACCGGCACGACAAATTCGATCACGCTAACTCCTGCAAGTCACACAGTTCTCCGTTGCTTTAAAAGAGTGGGCAACAACTGGACTGCTTCCGCACGCATTGCCATCGGATCAAGCTATTGTACTTCCTGCCGAGAAGGTGTTGTTGACGAAAATACACTTGAGGATACAGAAATGGGTATCGGCTTCAAAATGTTCCCTAATCCTATCGAAAAGGATTTTACGATAGAATTTGATGTTCCGGAAGCAAGCCTTGTAAAGATAGATATTGTGGATAATCAAGGTAGAATTCTCAAAACGATTGCCAACGCGTCTCATGCCAAGGGCCATTACGTTTATCCCACGATCAAAGTAGCGCATTCGCCAACCACGATTCTGTTTTGTCGCTTGACAATTGGGCAAACTGCATACACTAAGAAGTTGTTAATCGCGCCAAATAAACAATAA
- a CDS encoding IS66 family insertion sequence element accessory protein TnpB, with protein sequence MDQSEEMFKLVRQWRKSGLSQSEFCKLHGMTVAKFGYWVGKEKLVEKATGFVRISAQRSAMDNAYEVIYPNGVQVNYQGGDLTVLSELIRLY encoded by the coding sequence ATGGATCAGTCAGAAGAAATGTTCAAATTAGTGAGACAATGGCGTAAAAGTGGCCTGAGCCAAAGTGAATTCTGCAAGTTGCACGGCATGACAGTAGCTAAATTTGGCTATTGGGTCGGAAAGGAAAAGTTGGTTGAAAAAGCGACGGGTTTTGTTCGTATATCCGCCCAGCGTTCGGCCATGGACAATGCTTATGAAGTCATTTATCCAAATGGCGTGCAGGTAAATTATCAGGGCGGTGATCTGACGGTGCTCTCTGAGTTGATCCGGCTTTACTAA
- a CDS encoding S8 family serine peptidase, with amino-acid sequence MKKALLAALALFFFISSGYTQDLIIHRDKDQFPLWYSSTKVLVKFKDATKNNFSQPSELAHGVKEIIEGYQKDYAFLTFASKDELMSALPSLRSHENVVLAHPLLVNESGEEAAGFTDLLIVKLKKGFTEQNALDVFKKNGLEIKEVDAYQKDIYYLSGQSVMDDPNEVATKLYETGVFDFSQPNCLRFVKPAGVPNDPLYSANWGLPIVKAAAAWDVTSGCFAIKIAVIDDGVLLTHADLSGNLLPGADVTGGGTNGGVSAAGETHGTIVAGIAAATGNNGIGVAGIASNSKIIPIRGFTYNSNGTITDKDMAASFFEAVARNADVIVMSWTIANGTAYYTAINNALNNATTAGRGGKGCFIAAASGNAGSALHVQPADIQAVTMVGSSTASDTRNPDSNYGTNSTRSLDIVSPGAQVSTAVTGGYTNLPSINTTSYAAPIVAGTAALILSINSNLTNLQVKRIIAETADKVGGYTYSLGNSTKFTDLTHNNEMGFGRLNIQKAVERAAGGPITGADFICTSASYSLSAFSSLPSGSTFSWSTSNSSALSINSSGTATRLASYVGSVEIRATITIPGGFV; translated from the coding sequence ATGAAGAAAGCCCTCTTGGCAGCTCTTGCTCTGTTCTTTTTTATATCTTCCGGATATACCCAAGATTTAATAATACATCGAGATAAAGACCAGTTTCCACTTTGGTACAGCTCGACCAAGGTGCTGGTAAAGTTTAAAGATGCCACAAAAAACAACTTTTCTCAACCATCTGAGTTAGCTCATGGAGTCAAGGAAATTATAGAGGGTTATCAGAAAGACTATGCATTTTTAACTTTTGCTAGCAAAGATGAATTAATGTCGGCCCTACCATCACTTCGTTCTCACGAGAATGTCGTTCTAGCTCACCCTCTTTTAGTAAATGAGTCTGGCGAAGAGGCTGCGGGATTCACAGATTTGTTGATTGTAAAATTAAAAAAAGGCTTCACAGAGCAAAATGCACTAGATGTCTTTAAAAAAAATGGGCTCGAAATCAAAGAGGTTGATGCATATCAAAAAGATATATACTACCTCTCGGGGCAGTCAGTGATGGATGACCCAAACGAAGTAGCCACTAAACTATACGAGACAGGGGTATTCGATTTTTCACAGCCAAACTGTTTGCGTTTTGTAAAACCAGCCGGTGTGCCCAATGACCCGCTATATTCCGCGAACTGGGGACTTCCGATTGTTAAGGCCGCGGCAGCATGGGATGTTACTTCAGGATGTTTTGCTATCAAGATCGCCGTAATTGATGATGGAGTACTTCTTACTCATGCGGATCTGTCAGGGAATCTATTACCTGGTGCAGACGTGACTGGTGGGGGCACCAACGGTGGAGTATCCGCGGCGGGGGAAACCCATGGAACCATCGTTGCGGGTATCGCTGCTGCGACAGGCAACAACGGCATCGGTGTTGCAGGTATAGCTAGCAATTCTAAAATTATTCCCATCAGAGGTTTTACCTATAATTCGAATGGAACAATAACTGACAAGGATATGGCCGCATCCTTCTTTGAGGCCGTTGCCAGAAATGCGGATGTGATAGTTATGTCATGGACTATCGCAAACGGAACCGCTTACTATACAGCGATTAACAACGCACTAAATAATGCTACAACAGCTGGTCGCGGTGGTAAAGGATGTTTTATTGCAGCTGCAAGCGGCAATGCTGGCTCTGCGCTACACGTACAACCTGCCGACATTCAGGCAGTCACTATGGTTGGTTCATCAACTGCAAGCGATACCAGAAATCCAGATTCCAACTATGGTACGAATTCCACAAGGAGTCTAGATATTGTGTCGCCTGGAGCACAAGTCTCTACTGCGGTTACTGGTGGCTATACAAACCTCCCTTCGATCAATACGACGTCGTACGCTGCTCCAATAGTTGCAGGCACGGCAGCGCTTATCTTATCGATAAACTCTAACTTGACGAATTTACAAGTGAAACGCATTATTGCGGAGACTGCGGACAAGGTTGGTGGCTATACTTACAGCCTTGGAAACAGTACGAAGTTTACCGATCTTACCCATAATAACGAAATGGGATTTGGGCGACTTAATATCCAAAAAGCAGTTGAACGAGCTGCCGGCGGCCCGATTACTGGTGCCGACTTTATCTGTACAAGTGCCTCATACTCTCTATCGGCTTTTTCATCTCTCCCGTCAGGTTCTACGTTTTCCTGGTCAACAAGTAACAGCAGCGCTTTATCGATCAATTCCTCAGGTACCGCAACTCGCCTTGCCAGCTATGTTGGTTCAGTTGAAATCAGAGCCACAATAACGATCCCGGGGGGCTTCGTGTAA
- a CDS encoding helicase-related protein, whose product MLKNPSGVLLITPESLEAMLVNAPHNARKLFGAVDYIVIDEIHSFLGADRGIQLRSILARLKPFNTSQALVVGLSATIGDYAQAKNMTGDEANTKVLLDKSAKEIDVRLRYYASDGAELPVDLLKNLYSETKDHKVLIFPNSRSRCEEVAVKLKKLSDRVKGHPYYFSHHSSIHKELREYIETFAKTNVRYPFAIACTSTLELGIDIGSVDMVVQIDSVQSISSLVQRLGRSGRREGEKSRLLFYATKPWSLLQTLACLDLFEEGYIESLRQVSKPYDILLHQTLAYVKQFSECSFKKLWENVRDNHAFADISENELKHIVDWLLKTNMLEQINGQLIIGVDGEYIVNSKDFYTVFKTEPAYKILHKEKAIGEMPFSQQLAIDENILLAARIWKIIDIDRKATKISVVPASDGRKPVFSGDAGVVHSKIRERMLEVLFEKSQPGGMDDETSEALRQLRKEFSGFTIECLDDDRPVLYKDNEVKLYAFQSTLVNRTLAFFFRKLDLDFSYDDSDTSFTFRELSQDLKSIFQLSVGLFANLRVHIANDLSANPSLITFSKWGEYLPINFQVELLISKYYDFENALAFLQRVNLVRIRL is encoded by the coding sequence TTGCTTAAAAATCCAAGCGGTGTATTGCTGATTACTCCCGAGTCGTTGGAAGCAATGTTGGTAAACGCCCCCCACAATGCTAGGAAACTCTTTGGTGCAGTCGATTACATTGTGATTGACGAGATCCACTCGTTTTTAGGGGCCGATCGCGGAATACAGCTCAGATCGATTCTTGCTCGACTTAAACCGTTCAATACTTCCCAAGCATTGGTAGTAGGGCTTTCTGCCACCATAGGAGATTATGCGCAGGCAAAAAACATGACTGGGGATGAGGCAAATACGAAAGTTCTGTTGGACAAGTCTGCAAAAGAAATTGATGTCAGGCTCAGGTACTATGCGTCAGATGGAGCAGAACTGCCAGTCGACCTTCTGAAAAATCTTTATTCAGAAACTAAGGATCACAAGGTCTTGATCTTTCCAAATAGCCGAAGTCGCTGTGAGGAAGTTGCAGTGAAATTGAAGAAACTTTCTGACAGGGTTAAGGGACATCCGTACTATTTCTCTCATCATTCATCAATTCATAAAGAGCTTAGGGAGTATATCGAAACGTTTGCAAAGACGAATGTCAGATACCCGTTTGCCATTGCCTGTACATCGACATTGGAGCTTGGCATTGACATTGGATCAGTGGACATGGTTGTGCAGATTGACTCAGTTCAATCGATTTCTTCGCTTGTGCAAAGGCTCGGACGGAGTGGGCGTCGGGAGGGCGAGAAAAGCAGACTTCTCTTTTATGCGACAAAGCCATGGTCACTATTGCAGACGTTGGCATGCCTTGACCTATTTGAGGAAGGTTATATTGAATCTTTAAGGCAAGTATCCAAGCCCTATGATATTCTGCTTCATCAGACGCTTGCCTACGTTAAGCAGTTTTCAGAATGCAGTTTTAAAAAGCTGTGGGAAAACGTCCGGGATAATCATGCTTTCGCAGATATTAGTGAAAATGAGTTGAAACACATTGTCGATTGGCTGTTAAAAACAAACATGTTGGAGCAAATCAATGGGCAGCTGATCATCGGCGTGGATGGTGAATATATTGTAAATTCCAAGGACTTCTACACAGTTTTCAAAACCGAACCGGCCTACAAAATTCTCCACAAGGAAAAGGCTATCGGAGAGATGCCATTTAGTCAGCAGTTGGCGATCGATGAGAATATTTTACTGGCGGCCAGAATCTGGAAAATTATTGATATTGACCGCAAGGCGACCAAAATTAGCGTTGTTCCAGCAAGCGATGGTAGAAAGCCGGTGTTCTCAGGGGATGCCGGTGTCGTCCATTCGAAGATTCGAGAAAGAATGCTGGAAGTCCTATTTGAAAAATCTCAACCCGGGGGTATGGATGACGAGACCTCAGAGGCACTAAGGCAATTAAGAAAGGAGTTTTCAGGGTTTACCATAGAATGTCTGGACGATGACAGGCCGGTCCTGTATAAAGACAATGAGGTTAAGCTATACGCATTTCAAAGTACACTTGTAAACCGGACGTTGGCCTTCTTTTTTCGGAAACTGGATTTGGACTTCTCATACGATGATTCAGACACCAGCTTCACCTTTCGGGAGCTGTCCCAAGACTTAAAAAGTATATTCCAGTTGTCTGTTGGCCTTTTCGCTAATCTCCGGGTTCATATCGCAAATGACCTATCGGCAAACCCATCTTTAATCACATTCTCGAAGTGGGGAGAGTATTTGCCGATTAATTTTCAAGTAGAACTCTTGATTAGCAAGTACTATGATTTCGAAAACGCACTGGCGTTTCTGCAACGGGTAAACCTTGTACGAATACGACTATAA
- a CDS encoding transposase — MKKKNYSETQIVAILKQYEGGREAMDVCREYGISKATLFNWRKRYSGMEAAQLKELKALQDENRRLKQMYAELSLDYKLAKDIIEKKL; from the coding sequence ATGAAAAAGAAAAACTACTCAGAGACCCAGATCGTGGCGATCCTCAAACAGTATGAGGGTGGCCGAGAAGCCATGGATGTTTGCCGCGAATACGGCATTTCCAAGGCAACGTTGTTCAATTGGCGCAAAAGATACAGTGGTATGGAAGCTGCGCAATTGAAAGAACTGAAGGCTTTGCAGGATGAAAATCGACGATTGAAGCAGATGTATGCGGAACTAAGCCTGGATTACAAACTTGCAAAGGACATCATCGAAAAAAAGCTGTAG